The following coding sequences lie in one Pseudobacteroides sp. genomic window:
- a CDS encoding ATPase: MEILSILETLEDIIEKSVSVPFSGRCLVDREEVLEIIKEMRLKLPDDLKQAKWVKEERQRILMEAQKEANNVVREAESKIASLVDEHEITKQAYDQANEIISNAQKNAKEIRFGTREYADSILDKVEGILKEALEVVQADRSELK, translated from the coding sequence ATGGAGATCCTATCTATTTTGGAAACGTTGGAAGATATAATTGAAAAAAGCGTTAGCGTGCCATTTAGCGGAAGGTGTCTTGTAGATAGGGAGGAGGTACTGGAAATCATAAAGGAAATGAGGCTCAAACTTCCAGACGACTTAAAACAAGCCAAGTGGGTGAAGGAAGAAAGACAAAGGATACTTATGGAAGCCCAGAAGGAAGCTAATAATGTAGTGAGGGAAGCTGAAAGTAAGATTGCTTCATTGGTTGATGAACATGAAATTACAAAGCAGGCATACGATCAAGCGAATGAAATAATATCAAATGCTCAAAAGAACGCAAAAGAAATAAGGTTCGGAACAAGGGAATACGCCGACAGCATATTAGATAAGGTTGAGGGTATTCTAAAAGAAGCTTTGGAAGTTGTTCAAGCCGACCGAAGTGAACTTAAGTAA
- a CDS encoding cell division protein FtsA yields MTTEANDMIFSLDIGTRTIVGIVGYMEKDKFKVAAAEVVEHKSRAMLNGQIHDIEKVAEVAGEVKEKLEKRIGMKLEKVAIAAAGRVLKTCEVKVEREVDEGALIDRELINGLELEGIQKAQAILDEQESSTGQAKLYCVGYSVINYYLNGYVISNLIDHKGKTISAHILATFLPHVVVDSLYTVMNKVGLEVINLTLEPIAAINVTIPTELRLLNLALVDIGAGTSDIAITRDGSVVAYAMVPLAGDEITERIAREYLLDFNTAEDIKASLSKAASDNITFKDIMGKKHVVKVAKILDDIKPAIQNLAAVIAQKILELNQKATNAVFLIGGGSQVPGLSQMIAEILNLPPDRVALRNRDNINNIKFSGKKLTGPEAITPIGIAVTALIQRGHDFMTVKLNGKKIRLFNSKKLTVADSLVLTGFDPNSLIGRSGKSIRFTLNGEPLFIKGGYGQAASIFVNGEAASLDTVLKPGDDINIEPSVQGRDAEARLCDYINILPQKNITFNGDIIYAGTQIFVNGNEEKDYINISDGDSILVRDITSVNDLLQMYGFDMDESRIIVNGNESDETYTLIEGDIVEIKLQVGENNDLNEPSNAVNDPIISNGGRFHDNSFYVTINGKDTVLKGDKPQYIFIDVFNHIDFDLSSGKGNAVFKINGEKAAFTDEIKSGDIIEICWEPS; encoded by the coding sequence ATGACTACCGAAGCAAACGATATGATTTTTTCTCTGGATATCGGTACAAGAACAATTGTTGGGATTGTAGGCTATATGGAAAAGGATAAGTTTAAGGTAGCGGCAGCAGAAGTGGTAGAGCATAAAAGCAGGGCTATGCTGAACGGGCAAATCCACGACATTGAGAAAGTCGCCGAGGTAGCAGGTGAGGTAAAGGAAAAGCTGGAAAAAAGAATCGGAATGAAGCTGGAAAAAGTGGCAATTGCAGCAGCAGGAAGGGTTCTTAAAACATGCGAGGTAAAAGTTGAAAGAGAAGTGGATGAGGGAGCACTTATAGACAGAGAGCTTATTAACGGTCTGGAACTGGAAGGCATACAAAAGGCACAGGCAATTCTTGATGAGCAAGAGTCTTCCACGGGACAAGCAAAGCTTTATTGTGTGGGATACAGTGTTATAAACTATTATCTCAATGGATATGTAATATCAAACCTCATTGACCATAAGGGTAAAACAATATCAGCCCATATATTGGCTACTTTCCTTCCCCATGTGGTAGTGGACAGTCTTTATACCGTTATGAACAAGGTTGGCCTTGAGGTGATAAATCTTACGCTGGAGCCTATTGCTGCCATTAATGTGACTATACCAACAGAGCTCAGACTGTTAAACCTGGCACTTGTGGATATAGGGGCAGGTACTTCAGATATAGCTATAACAAGGGATGGAAGCGTAGTTGCATATGCAATGGTTCCTTTAGCAGGAGATGAGATAACTGAGAGAATAGCAAGGGAATACCTTTTGGACTTCAATACTGCAGAGGATATAAAGGCTTCTCTTTCCAAAGCAGCATCAGACAACATAACCTTCAAGGACATTATGGGGAAAAAGCATGTTGTTAAGGTCGCTAAAATACTTGACGATATCAAACCTGCCATACAAAACCTGGCTGCTGTCATAGCACAAAAAATTCTTGAACTCAATCAGAAGGCCACAAATGCAGTCTTCCTTATAGGAGGAGGCAGTCAGGTACCGGGTCTTTCTCAAATGATAGCTGAAATATTAAATTTGCCTCCGGATAGAGTTGCCCTACGAAACCGCGATAATATCAATAATATAAAATTCAGCGGCAAGAAGCTTACGGGACCGGAAGCAATAACTCCTATCGGAATAGCTGTAACAGCACTTATACAAAGAGGCCACGATTTTATGACAGTAAAACTAAACGGAAAAAAAATAAGGCTTTTTAACTCTAAGAAACTTACTGTTGCAGACTCACTGGTTCTTACAGGTTTTGACCCGAATTCTCTTATAGGAAGATCGGGTAAAAGCATTAGATTTACATTAAACGGAGAACCCTTGTTTATAAAAGGCGGATATGGACAAGCAGCAAGTATATTTGTAAACGGAGAAGCGGCAAGCCTTGATACTGTTTTGAAGCCGGGAGATGATATAAACATTGAACCTTCTGTACAAGGCAGGGATGCTGAGGCTAGGCTATGTGATTACATTAATATACTTCCCCAAAAAAATATTACATTTAATGGAGATATTATATATGCAGGAACTCAAATATTTGTAAATGGAAATGAGGAAAAGGACTATATAAATATATCCGACGGTGATTCCATACTTGTAAGGGATATAACAAGTGTAAATGACCTTTTGCAGATGTACGGCTTTGATATGGACGAATCCAGGATCATCGTCAATGGAAATGAATCGGATGAAACTTATACGCTTATAGAGGGTGATATAGTAGAAATTAAGCTTCAAGTTGGGGAGAACAATGATTTGAATGAGCCAAGTAATGCTGTAAATGATCCCATTATTAGCAATGGAGGACGATTTCACGATAATTCTTTCTATGTTACTATAAATGGTAAGGACACGGTGCTGAAGGGGGATAAGCCGCAATATATATTTATTGATGTGTTCAATCATATAGACTTTGATTTGTCCTCAGGCAAAGGAAATGCTGTGTTCAAGATTAACGGTGAAAAAGCGGCCTTTACAGATGAAATAAAGTCAGGTGACATAATTGAAATATGCTGGGAGCCATCATAA
- a CDS encoding HAMP domain-containing sensor histidine kinase: protein MFKSIFRKLLVLFISIIILSFSITGVMLYYMLDSFVYSEKQRNLMQYVEWLNIAFYNYVSNSRQMPTYEPAFKDALNEYMKQIMNQTNSYVWIVTEEGYVWSAQPDLNSRRMYDIRSKLIFENGFFMLPDEKQYRKVMLSGNDVVEKNDLYGLFDEKRLTIEKAIKTKNQSGNDEVIGAVFLSTSIPDVYELQRSIIRFYMNAVGISVIIVILLAYIFSRRLSKPLKEINETARIIAGGEFQKRLNIKSRDEIGELAVSFNNMIEALGNLEEMRRAFIANVSHELRTPMTSIRGFIEGILDGTIPLDRQDYYLTIVRDEVNRMNRLVNDILDLARMEAGEVKLNPIDFDINELIRRTVIKLESLLVSKNIDIEAYFEVDDMYVNGDVDSIERVIINLVHNAVKFTQEGGKIKISTFRKRDKVCISIEDNGPGISSEEISLIWDRFYKSDKSRGKDKSGTGLGLAIVKNIVSEHGQEIFVESEPGHGAKFTFTLNKSADRGVQS from the coding sequence ATGTTCAAATCAATCTTTAGAAAGCTTTTGGTACTTTTTATTTCCATAATCATTTTAAGTTTTTCCATAACAGGTGTCATGCTTTATTACATGCTTGACAGTTTTGTGTACTCCGAAAAGCAAAGAAATTTAATGCAGTATGTGGAATGGCTGAATATTGCATTTTATAACTATGTAAGTAACAGCAGGCAAATGCCTACATATGAGCCTGCATTCAAGGATGCCCTGAATGAATACATGAAGCAGATTATGAATCAAACCAATTCCTATGTATGGATTGTCACCGAGGAAGGGTATGTTTGGTCTGCACAGCCTGATCTCAATTCAAGAAGAATGTATGATATAAGGAGTAAGCTTATTTTTGAAAATGGGTTTTTTATGCTTCCTGATGAGAAACAGTACAGAAAGGTCATGCTCTCAGGGAATGATGTGGTGGAAAAAAATGATTTATACGGTCTCTTTGATGAAAAAAGGCTCACCATTGAAAAAGCTATAAAAACTAAAAACCAGAGCGGAAATGATGAGGTTATTGGGGCTGTGTTCCTCAGTACTTCCATCCCTGACGTGTATGAGCTCCAAAGATCTATTATCAGGTTTTATATGAATGCTGTGGGTATTTCCGTTATAATCGTCATACTGTTGGCTTATATATTCTCCAGAAGATTATCCAAGCCGTTGAAAGAAATAAATGAAACGGCAAGGATTATAGCAGGCGGAGAGTTCCAAAAACGTCTCAACATAAAATCAAGGGATGAAATTGGAGAATTGGCAGTGAGCTTTAATAATATGATTGAAGCACTCGGCAATCTGGAGGAGATGAGAAGGGCATTTATAGCCAATGTTTCCCATGAATTAAGAACACCAATGACTTCCATAAGAGGTTTTATTGAAGGTATACTTGACGGTACCATACCTCTTGACAGGCAGGATTATTATCTTACTATTGTAAGGGATGAAGTTAACCGCATGAACAGGCTTGTAAATGATATTCTAGATCTTGCAAGGATGGAAGCCGGTGAGGTCAAATTAAATCCCATTGATTTCGATATAAATGAGCTTATTAGAAGAACTGTTATAAAGTTGGAAAGTCTTCTGGTAAGCAAGAACATAGATATAGAAGCTTACTTTGAGGTGGATGACATGTATGTTAACGGAGATGTGGATTCCATTGAGAGGGTTATTATAAATTTAGTTCATAATGCTGTTAAATTCACTCAGGAAGGTGGAAAAATAAAAATAAGCACCTTTAGAAAAAGAGACAAGGTATGCATATCAATAGAGGATAATGGCCCTGGTATCAGCAGCGAAGAAATCAGCCTTATCTGGGATAGATTTTATAAATCGGATAAATCCAGAGGTAAGGATAAGTCAGGTACGGGTTTGGGCCTTGCAATTGTCAAGAACATTGTATCGGAGCATGGACAGGAGATATTTGTTGAAAGTGAGCCGGGGCATGGAGCCAAATTTACGTTTACCCTAAATAAATCAGCAGATAGAGGGGTTCAAAGTTAA
- the coaD gene encoding pantetheine-phosphate adenylyltransferase, which produces MKICVYPGSFDPVTNGHLDIIDRAAKLCDKLIVAVLVNSRKNPTFSLDERVGLLEKVLKDRENVVVESFDGLLVDFIKEKNACSIIKGLRAVSDFEYELQMALLNKNLDPEVETLFMMTNINYFFLSSSAVKELARNNGNIEGLVPECIREDIINRMAR; this is translated from the coding sequence TTGAAGATTTGTGTTTATCCAGGAAGTTTTGATCCGGTGACCAATGGTCATCTGGATATTATAGATAGGGCTGCAAAGCTTTGTGACAAGCTGATAGTTGCGGTTCTTGTCAATTCAAGGAAAAATCCTACTTTCTCACTTGATGAAAGGGTGGGTCTTTTGGAGAAGGTACTAAAGGATCGAGAGAATGTGGTTGTTGAATCCTTTGACGGCCTGCTTGTGGATTTTATAAAAGAAAAGAATGCATGCTCAATAATTAAAGGATTAAGGGCAGTGTCTGATTTTGAATATGAGCTGCAAATGGCATTATTAAACAAAAATCTCGACCCTGAAGTTGAGACCTTGTTTATGATGACCAATATAAACTATTTTTTCTTAAGCTCAAGTGCGGTTAAGGAGCTGGCAAGGAACAACGGAAATATTGAAGGCCTTGTACCTGAGTGTATAAGGGAGGATATTATAAATAGAATGGCAAGATGA
- the recG gene encoding ATP-dependent DNA helicase RecG, whose translation MKGTGNYNVNEIMRKPLKYLKGIGEVREKLFHRLGIFNIEDIISYFPREYEDRNNIKKINILEDDEKCGFEGQIASRVNESRPRRGVLISKLVIKDETGSITACWFNQPYIKNVFKHGERYRFFGRITRKFNTLEIQNPIYEKVGDEKSSKICRIVPVYPSTMDLSQNVIRSAVKSAMEVVGGKVEETLPLSLRASYKLPEINYALSNIHFPTSFEDFKNARYRLVFEELFFMQIGLFSLKSTLSKEQNGIEFSKNEEKLDEFIKSLPFSLTGAQQNVFDEIKRDMESKKVMNRLVQGDVGSGKTVVAALALYKAVLGGYQGALMVPTEILAGQHFITMSKLFKGFDVNIALLTGSKTAKEKKGILEELKCGRIDILIGTHALLEDRVEFSSLGLVVTDEQHRFGVRQRAVLSKKGKDPDVLVMTATPIPRTLALILYGDLDISVINELPPGRKPIKTYAVDNGMRQRIYDFIRKKVKEGRQVYMVCPLVEESEEISARAASELSETIAANDFKDLRVGLIHGKMKPKDKDAVMTDFVKGNLDILVSTTVIEVGVNVPNATVMVIENAERFGLSQLHQLRGRVGRGSEESFCILFNEGRGAFAKQRMKVMEKTNDGFIISEKDLELRGPGEFFGTRQHGLPELKIANLYKDMQILKTAQDAAANLIAQDPILIRDDSKLIRMAVKERFAGKIEGLSFL comes from the coding sequence ATGAAAGGGACCGGAAACTATAATGTTAATGAGATAATGAGAAAGCCCTTAAAATATTTAAAAGGCATTGGAGAAGTCAGGGAAAAACTTTTTCACAGGCTGGGTATTTTTAATATAGAAGATATAATATCATATTTTCCTCGTGAATATGAGGACAGGAATAATATAAAAAAAATAAATATACTAGAGGACGATGAAAAATGTGGGTTTGAGGGACAAATAGCATCCAGGGTCAATGAAAGCAGGCCTAGAAGAGGAGTTCTGATAAGCAAGCTTGTCATAAAAGATGAGACAGGCTCAATAACAGCTTGCTGGTTTAATCAGCCATATATTAAAAATGTATTTAAGCACGGTGAAAGATACAGATTTTTTGGAAGAATAACAAGAAAGTTTAACACTCTCGAGATTCAGAATCCTATTTATGAAAAGGTTGGGGATGAGAAAAGCAGCAAAATTTGCAGAATTGTGCCCGTTTATCCATCTACAATGGATTTGTCCCAGAATGTCATTAGGTCCGCTGTAAAAAGTGCAATGGAGGTTGTGGGCGGCAAGGTTGAGGAGACATTGCCTTTGTCTTTAAGGGCAAGCTATAAGCTGCCGGAGATTAATTATGCATTATCAAATATACACTTTCCCACAAGCTTTGAGGATTTCAAAAATGCCAGATACAGGTTGGTATTTGAGGAGCTTTTCTTTATGCAGATAGGGCTTTTCAGCTTAAAATCTACCTTAAGCAAGGAACAGAACGGTATTGAGTTTAGTAAAAATGAAGAAAAGCTGGATGAGTTTATAAAGTCATTGCCCTTCTCTCTGACCGGTGCACAGCAAAATGTTTTTGATGAGATAAAAAGGGATATGGAGAGCAAGAAGGTTATGAACAGGCTCGTGCAAGGGGATGTAGGCTCAGGTAAAACTGTTGTTGCCGCACTTGCACTGTATAAGGCAGTACTTGGCGGCTATCAGGGTGCTTTGATGGTGCCTACAGAGATATTGGCAGGTCAGCATTTTATAACCATGTCAAAGCTGTTTAAAGGGTTTGATGTCAATATAGCCTTACTTACAGGAAGCAAAACTGCAAAAGAAAAGAAAGGGATCCTTGAAGAATTAAAATGCGGCAGGATTGATATCCTCATAGGTACCCATGCACTTTTGGAGGACAGGGTGGAATTCAGTTCTTTAGGGCTTGTTGTTACGGATGAACAGCACAGGTTCGGAGTAAGGCAAAGAGCTGTTTTGTCAAAGAAGGGGAAGGATCCTGATGTTCTTGTAATGACAGCCACGCCTATTCCTAGAACCCTGGCACTTATATTATACGGGGATTTGGATATATCCGTTATAAATGAGCTTCCTCCAGGCAGAAAGCCTATTAAAACATATGCTGTAGATAACGGAATGAGGCAAAGGATATATGACTTCATAAGAAAAAAGGTAAAAGAGGGAAGACAGGTATATATGGTATGCCCCCTTGTGGAGGAATCGGAAGAAATTAGTGCCAGGGCTGCAAGTGAGCTTTCAGAGACTATTGCCGCAAATGATTTTAAAGATCTTAGGGTGGGGCTTATTCACGGCAAGATGAAGCCTAAAGACAAGGATGCAGTAATGACCGATTTTGTTAAGGGAAATCTGGATATTTTGGTTTCAACAACGGTAATTGAAGTGGGCGTAAATGTTCCTAATGCTACAGTCATGGTGATAGAAAATGCGGAGAGGTTTGGTTTATCCCAGCTCCACCAGCTAAGGGGGAGAGTTGGAAGAGGCTCGGAGGAGTCGTTCTGCATCCTTTTTAATGAGGGAAGGGGTGCTTTTGCCAAACAAAGAATGAAGGTAATGGAAAAAACCAATGATGGGTTTATCATATCGGAAAAAGATTTGGAGCTAAGAGGTCCGGGAGAGTTTTTCGGAACAAGGCAGCATGGCTTGCCGGAGCTTAAAATTGCAAACCTGTATAAGGATATGCAGATACTTAAAACGGCTCAGGATGCAGCCGCTAATCTGATAGCACAGGACCCCATACTTATTCGTGATGACAGCAAACTGATAAGGATGGCTGTAAAGGAACGATTTGCGGGAAAAATCGAAGGACTGAGCTTTTTATAA
- the nth gene encoding endonuclease III: MKKNNIISDKKIEKVLEMLDKTYPDAHCELNFRTPFQLLVATMLSAQSTDKTVNKVTDKLFVKYPTLEEFLELDQSRLENEIKEIGLYKNKSKNIKEMCKILAEKFQGRVPDNMEDLVSLPGVGRKTANVVLSNAFGIPAIAVDTHVFRVSNRIGLADGKNVDITEEQLRKNIPMDKWSKAHHLIIWHGRRICLARKPKCEACPIATDCRYYKEEVADK; this comes from the coding sequence ATGAAAAAGAACAATATAATTTCAGATAAGAAAATAGAAAAGGTATTGGAGATGCTGGACAAAACCTATCCTGATGCACATTGTGAGCTGAATTTCAGGACACCGTTTCAATTGCTGGTGGCCACTATGCTAAGTGCACAGTCAACGGATAAAACCGTAAACAAGGTTACCGATAAATTGTTTGTAAAATATCCGACGTTGGAGGAGTTTTTAGAGCTTGATCAAAGTCGGTTAGAAAATGAAATTAAGGAAATCGGACTTTATAAAAATAAGTCAAAGAATATTAAAGAGATGTGTAAAATACTGGCAGAAAAGTTTCAAGGCAGGGTTCCAGACAACATGGAGGATTTGGTTTCCTTGCCTGGGGTAGGAAGAAAGACAGCAAATGTTGTTTTAAGCAATGCATTTGGCATACCTGCTATAGCGGTTGATACTCATGTTTTCAGGGTTTCAAACAGGATTGGCCTGGCTGACGGGAAAAATGTAGATATCACTGAGGAGCAGCTAAGAAAGAACATACCCATGGACAAATGGTCAAAAGCCCATCACTTGATTATTTGGCATGGAAGAAGGATTTGTCTTGCACGAAAGCCAAAGTGCGAGGCTTGCCCCATTGCAACGGATTGCCGATACTATAAGGAAGAAGTAGCCGATAAATAG
- a CDS encoding response regulator transcription factor, with protein sequence MTNKTKVLIIDDDINICELIRLYLEKEGFEAFPVYNGIKALDAFKENTPNIVILDIMLPGADGWQVCREIRKISSIPIIMLTAKGETFDKVLGLELGADDYMVKPFEPKELVARVKAVLRRYEHKEIDVQEVVYPNLVINRTNYSAKVNGKEIEFTPKELELLFFLASNPNKVFTREQLLEQVWGFDFYGDSRTVDVHVKRLREKMELDNQMWQLKTVWGVGYKFEVK encoded by the coding sequence ATGACAAATAAAACTAAGGTTTTAATAATTGATGACGATATTAATATCTGTGAACTTATACGTTTATACTTAGAAAAAGAGGGTTTTGAAGCGTTCCCTGTTTATAACGGCATTAAAGCACTTGATGCATTTAAGGAGAATACACCCAACATAGTCATTCTGGATATAATGCTTCCGGGAGCAGATGGCTGGCAGGTCTGCCGTGAGATCAGAAAGATTAGCAGTATACCCATAATCATGCTAACTGCGAAGGGAGAAACCTTTGATAAGGTTCTTGGGCTTGAGTTGGGGGCTGACGATTATATGGTCAAACCCTTTGAGCCTAAAGAGCTTGTAGCAAGGGTCAAGGCAGTACTTAGAAGATATGAGCATAAGGAAATAGATGTGCAGGAGGTTGTGTACCCAAATCTGGTAATAAATAGGACGAATTACTCAGCAAAGGTAAACGGCAAGGAGATTGAGTTTACCCCAAAAGAATTGGAGCTACTGTTCTTTCTTGCATCCAATCCCAACAAGGTTTTTACCAGGGAGCAGCTCTTGGAGCAGGTATGGGGGTTTGATTTCTATGGAGACTCAAGGACAGTCGATGTACATGTAAAAAGACTTCGGGAAAAGATGGAGCTTGATAACCAAATGTGGCAGCTGAAGACTGTGTGGGGTGTGGGCTACAAGTTCGAAGTAAAGTAG
- the rpmB gene encoding 50S ribosomal protein L28, with amino-acid sequence MAKCEVCSKDVLFGLRVSHSNRKTNRSWKPNIRKVKIVDKGTTKSIYICSRCLRSNKVTRAV; translated from the coding sequence ATGGCAAAGTGTGAAGTTTGCAGCAAAGACGTTCTCTTCGGATTGAGAGTGAGCCACTCAAACAGAAAAACTAACAGGAGTTGGAAACCAAACATCAGAAAAGTAAAAATTGTTGATAAAGGAACAACTAAATCAATATATATCTGTTCAAGATGCTTGCGTTCAAACAAAGTAACAAGAGCTGTATAA
- a CDS encoding S1C family serine protease, translated as MMDNMNLGNNELEKKEPMPENENNTNYEAARENEYNPNPYGAEAGDYNANLDASTNIAGVTAQNTGSDMVESKIVEVASYNNGDNGANGANGTNYGNPGDNMRKGSFYSESVKKPHRTRNASIIQLIIVAVVSSMIGGTVVGSYFQFLAPAVQPSSKSFFSNLVGNNDKTDTTTSSNESTGTVKKVEIIQNEESVVTAVAEKVSPSIVGIRVTFKTRSFIFDMSQEGKSEGSGIIIKSDGYIMTNYHVIESAAAGTRGSNAKLEVILPNKKDKPYEATIIGGDQKTDLAVIKINETNLPAVEFGNSDKLKIGELAVAIGNPAGLEYMGSVTVGVISGLNRSIPIDDGKELKLIQTDAAINPGNSGGALLNSKGQVIGVNTAKIGENGFEGLGFAIPVNKAKEITDSLMQYKYVKGRPLLGIESDPDFNEEVAKQYDVPMGVLVAQVTPFSGAYKAGMKPGDIITKFDGKAVKSVNEINDLKVKRKPGDTVPVVVYRDGETITLQVQLTEDKGVVKK; from the coding sequence ATGATGGATAACATGAATTTAGGAAATAATGAATTGGAAAAAAAGGAACCTATGCCTGAAAACGAAAACAATACAAATTATGAAGCAGCAAGGGAAAATGAATATAACCCAAATCCATATGGGGCAGAGGCAGGAGATTATAATGCCAATCTCGATGCAAGCACAAATATAGCTGGAGTTACTGCTCAGAATACAGGAAGTGATATGGTCGAAAGTAAGATTGTGGAAGTTGCAAGCTATAATAATGGTGACAATGGTGCCAATGGTGCCAATGGTACTAATTATGGCAATCCAGGTGATAACATGAGAAAGGGCTCGTTTTATTCAGAGTCGGTGAAAAAGCCTCATAGGACAAGAAATGCCAGCATAATTCAGCTCATTATTGTTGCAGTGGTAAGCTCCATGATTGGCGGAACAGTAGTAGGATCATATTTTCAGTTTTTAGCACCTGCTGTACAACCTTCATCAAAAAGCTTTTTCAGTAATTTGGTCGGTAATAATGATAAAACCGATACTACTACGTCTTCAAATGAAAGCACCGGTACTGTAAAGAAGGTTGAAATTATTCAGAATGAAGAGTCTGTTGTAACAGCAGTTGCTGAAAAGGTAAGCCCTTCAATTGTTGGTATCAGGGTAACATTCAAAACCAGAAGCTTTATATTTGATATGAGCCAGGAGGGAAAATCAGAAGGTTCAGGTATTATTATAAAGAGCGACGGCTACATCATGACAAACTATCACGTTATTGAATCTGCCGCTGCAGGCACCCGCGGAAGCAATGCCAAGCTTGAAGTTATCCTTCCAAACAAGAAAGATAAGCCATATGAAGCAACTATCATAGGCGGGGATCAAAAAACAGATTTGGCTGTAATCAAAATAAATGAAACAAACCTTCCGGCAGTTGAGTTCGGTAACTCAGATAAACTAAAGATCGGGGAATTGGCAGTAGCAATAGGTAACCCTGCAGGCCTTGAATACATGGGATCTGTTACAGTTGGAGTAATCAGCGGCTTAAATAGATCAATACCTATAGATGATGGAAAAGAACTCAAGCTTATTCAGACAGATGCGGCTATAAACCCTGGTAACAGCGGCGGTGCATTGCTCAATTCCAAGGGGCAGGTAATAGGTGTCAACACTGCCAAAATCGGAGAAAACGGTTTTGAAGGACTGGGATTCGCAATTCCGGTTAATAAAGCCAAGGAAATTACCGACAGCCTTATGCAGTACAAATATGTTAAGGGAAGACCCCTTCTTGGAATTGAAAGTGATCCCGACTTCAATGAAGAAGTAGCAAAACAGTATGATGTTCCTATGGGAGTATTGGTCGCACAGGTTACACCTTTCTCGGGAGCTTACAAGGCTGGAATGAAACCTGGAGATATAATCACAAAGTTTGACGGAAAAGCTGTTAAGTCTGTTAATGAAATCAATGATCTGAAAGTAAAACGCAAGCCTGGTGATACAGTTCCGGTAGTAGTTTACAGGGATGGAGAGACCATTACATTGCAGGTGCAGCTTACTGAAGACAAGGGAGTAGTTAAAAAGTAA
- the rsmD gene encoding 16S rRNA (guanine(966)-N(2))-methyltransferase RsmD has protein sequence MFILRVISGYAKGHKLKTLDSNLTRPTTDRVKESLFNIIAGYLEDALVLDLYSGTGSLGIEALSRGAKEAVFVDQSRECAGIIKDNLVHTKFLDKSQVVNCDVRSAIIKLTGSGKKFDLIFMDPPYSKNFVEETLNYLANSDIIIDNGLIIAEHDVKDKVPEQVGEIKLYRSQKYGNTMLSFYSK, from the coding sequence ATATTTATTTTAAGGGTAATATCTGGCTATGCAAAAGGGCATAAGCTTAAAACATTGGATAGTAATTTGACAAGACCTACCACAGATAGGGTCAAAGAATCATTATTTAATATTATAGCAGGATATCTCGAAGATGCATTGGTGCTTGATTTATATTCAGGGACTGGAAGCCTTGGAATAGAGGCTTTAAGCAGAGGGGCAAAGGAAGCGGTTTTTGTAGACCAATCCCGTGAATGTGCCGGCATAATAAAAGATAATCTTGTACATACAAAATTTCTGGACAAATCCCAGGTAGTTAATTGTGATGTCAGGTCAGCCATTATAAAGCTAACCGGCTCCGGTAAAAAATTTGACTTGATTTTTATGGATCCACCCTATAGTAAAAATTTTGTTGAAGAAACTTTAAATTACCTGGCAAATAGTGATATAATTATAGACAATGGTTTAATTATTGCGGAACATGACGTAAAAGACAAAGTTCCGGAGCAAGTTGGCGAAATTAAGCTTTATAGAAGCCAGAAATATGGAAATACAATGCTTTCGTTTTACAGCAAATAG